A region from the Paenibacillus humicola genome encodes:
- a CDS encoding aldo/keto reductase has protein sequence MAASNQVAFRQLGRSGARVSTLCLGAMNFGNRTEEKDSIEIVHRFLDAGLNFIDTANVYSRGVSESHVGKAIKDRRDKVFLATKVHGRMGDGPNDQGNSRVHIVKQVDESLKRLQTDYIDLYWIHRPDANTPIDETLRTLDYLVNQGKVRYIGLSTFPAWQTMEAIAVSERMNLERFVAEQPPYNLFDRSIEEEVVPVCQKYGLGIMPWGPLAEGWLTGAYRKNKPFPADTRIGRKNLDPNAGYIVERLNAIEALMPIAEEKGATLSQLALAWMIQQPGVTSPIIGPRTMQQLEDNLGALNVELNSDDLKRIDDVLPPKTRLGGKRHWE, from the coding sequence ATGGCAGCATCGAATCAAGTCGCATTTCGTCAATTGGGGCGTTCCGGCGCGCGGGTATCCACGCTCTGCTTGGGCGCAATGAACTTCGGCAACCGGACGGAGGAGAAGGACTCGATTGAAATCGTTCATCGTTTTCTGGATGCGGGCCTTAATTTTATCGACACGGCCAACGTTTATTCGCGAGGCGTATCCGAGAGCCATGTCGGCAAAGCGATCAAGGACCGCCGCGACAAGGTGTTTCTGGCAACCAAGGTGCACGGCAGGATGGGCGACGGGCCGAACGACCAGGGGAACAGCCGCGTCCATATCGTGAAGCAGGTGGATGAAAGCCTGAAGCGGCTGCAAACCGATTACATCGATTTATACTGGATTCATCGTCCCGATGCGAATACCCCGATCGACGAAACGCTGCGCACGCTCGACTATTTGGTCAATCAGGGGAAGGTGCGCTATATCGGCCTCTCCACGTTCCCGGCCTGGCAGACGATGGAGGCGATCGCGGTCAGCGAGCGGATGAACCTGGAACGGTTCGTCGCGGAGCAGCCGCCGTACAACCTGTTCGACCGCAGCATCGAGGAGGAAGTCGTTCCGGTCTGCCAGAAGTACGGCCTTGGCATTATGCCGTGGGGTCCGCTTGCCGAAGGCTGGCTGACAGGCGCTTACCGCAAAAACAAGCCGTTCCCTGCGGACACGCGCATCGGCCGCAAAAATCTCGATCCGAACGCCGGCTATATCGTCGAACGCCTGAATGCGATCGAGGCGCTCATGCCGATCGCGGAGGAGAAAGGCGCCACGCTCAGCCAGCTGGCGCTGGCCTGGATGATTCAGCAGCCCGGCGTCACGTCTCCGATCATTGGGCCGCGAACGATGCAGCAGCTGGAGGATAATCTCGGCGCGCTGAACGTCGAGCTGAATTCGGACGATCTGAAGCGTATCGATGACGTGCTCCCTCCGAAAACCCGCCTCGGCGGCAAGCGCCACTGGGAGTAG
- a CDS encoding LacI family DNA-binding transcriptional regulator, whose product MSKKVTTHDISSRLGISRNTVSKALNNHPSVSEETRRKVVEQAVAMGYKKSIPAADKPAAAVRGTRSIAFLTKMSVNAGYWMNLMRGVEESLRGNGCEMKISFINNEDIRSLVLPPMIGGPIDGFIVAGNLDKTYAEKLTALPIPKVFIDMHAAFPLTELQTDLVLMESEESVYRIVCHLIDSGHRDIAFMGDITSRSMFERWKGFSRAMYERQVPLVPAYCITGHHASKYQSFEGVAEALGALERFPTALVCANDITAIHAIRFAKENRLNVPGDLAVSGFDRIKETELLDVSLTTVSNDEFQLGLRAAEQLMYRIRRPDKPFEVIRLSTKIVLGESTRVRRDS is encoded by the coding sequence GTGAGCAAAAAAGTGACGACCCACGACATCTCCAGTCGGCTGGGCATCTCGAGAAATACGGTGTCAAAGGCGCTGAACAATCACCCGAGCGTTTCGGAGGAGACCCGGAGAAAGGTCGTCGAGCAAGCCGTCGCAATGGGCTACAAGAAATCGATTCCGGCCGCCGACAAGCCGGCTGCCGCCGTCCGCGGCACGAGAAGCATCGCCTTTCTGACCAAAATGTCCGTCAATGCGGGGTATTGGATGAATTTGATGCGCGGCGTCGAGGAGTCGCTTCGCGGGAACGGCTGCGAGATGAAGATTTCATTCATCAATAACGAGGATATCCGGTCGCTCGTCCTGCCTCCCATGATCGGCGGCCCGATCGACGGATTTATCGTGGCGGGAAATCTGGACAAGACGTACGCCGAAAAGCTGACGGCCCTGCCGATCCCGAAGGTGTTTATCGATATGCACGCCGCCTTTCCGCTGACCGAGCTGCAGACGGACCTGGTGCTGATGGAGAGCGAGGAAAGCGTGTACCGGATTGTCTGCCATCTGATCGATTCGGGACATCGAGACATCGCGTTTATGGGGGATATTACGTCCCGCAGCATGTTCGAGCGGTGGAAGGGGTTTTCCAGAGCGATGTACGAACGACAGGTTCCGCTCGTTCCCGCTTACTGCATCACGGGTCATCACGCGTCCAAATACCAGTCTTTCGAAGGGGTTGCCGAGGCGCTCGGCGCGCTTGAGCGGTTTCCCACCGCACTCGTCTGCGCCAACGATATTACCGCGATTCACGCCATCCGCTTTGCCAAGGAAAACCGTTTGAATGTGCCCGGGGATTTGGCCGTGTCCGGCTTCGACCGCATTAAAGAAACGGAGTTGCTCGACGTTTCGCTGACAACGGTATCCAACGACGAGTTCCAGCTGGGACTGCGGGCGGCGGAGCAGCTGATGTACCGGATCCGGCGTCCGGACAAGCCCTTCGAGGTCATTCGGCTGTCGACGAAGATCGTCCTGGGGGAAAGCACGCGTGTTCGCCGCGATTCATGA
- a CDS encoding extracellular solute-binding protein, which translates to MKKRVLLYLSFIMMLGIAACSGSGGGNGTGGSGAAPETGGNDAGGSQADSSPIDVTMTLAAGPKTPDSWLEKELEKHLSDKLKRPVQIDSIMLPGFDQIKTKINLIMSDPKTMPDVIWYLGDMNKEYSTWSQSGIIHDLTPYLQQYGQNIISYYNKDNLFYSWDKSGKMFRVPADIGEPGTMTTILRKDWMDKLGLKVPTTVPEFIDVLRAFTNDDPDGNGKKDTYGFSGPAEWRSFAPILYAYKSNPDYFMVQDDGTVKYGAILPQTKEALRVLQGMYKEGLIDPRMLLVGQTDGSKFDDIMQQGKIGATYRWNAYFSPDNNVIAGLKATDPKAEIMSIEAIKGPDGFSSDYPEQVGGWAYLSITKKAEKPADVMQVLNEIASPESYRLIRFGKEGEQYKVENGKFKSLIDPEESAKLGLGNFDWYVGRKDALTFTYPPEVKDLWARREKTSDPMRKLRVEFKSLDRPAWTEYSPDIIKLRDETFYGIISGQRSIDDFDKFVDQYYKIGGKQVEEEANKLYAAQKEEYAAYSDWYDKNIVPYKAQ; encoded by the coding sequence ATGAAGAAACGAGTTCTGCTTTACCTGTCGTTTATCATGATGCTCGGCATCGCTGCCTGCTCGGGTTCGGGCGGCGGCAATGGAACCGGCGGTTCCGGCGCGGCTCCCGAAACGGGCGGAAACGATGCGGGCGGTTCGCAAGCCGATTCATCTCCGATCGACGTCACCATGACGTTGGCGGCGGGCCCGAAAACGCCGGACTCCTGGCTCGAGAAGGAGCTGGAGAAGCATCTGTCGGACAAATTGAAGCGTCCGGTGCAGATCGACAGCATCATGCTTCCGGGGTTTGACCAGATCAAGACGAAAATCAACCTGATTATGAGCGATCCGAAAACGATGCCGGACGTGATCTGGTACTTGGGCGACATGAACAAGGAGTACAGCACATGGTCGCAGTCGGGAATCATTCATGACCTTACGCCCTATTTGCAGCAGTACGGACAAAATATTATCAGCTATTACAACAAGGATAATCTGTTCTACTCCTGGGACAAAAGCGGCAAAATGTTCCGGGTTCCGGCTGACATCGGCGAGCCCGGGACGATGACGACCATTTTGCGCAAGGATTGGATGGATAAGCTCGGGCTCAAGGTGCCGACCACGGTGCCGGAATTTATCGACGTGCTGCGGGCGTTCACGAACGACGACCCGGACGGCAACGGCAAGAAGGACACGTACGGCTTCTCCGGGCCGGCGGAATGGCGCAGCTTCGCGCCGATCCTGTACGCCTACAAATCGAATCCCGACTATTTTATGGTTCAGGACGACGGCACCGTCAAATACGGCGCGATTCTCCCGCAGACCAAGGAAGCGCTGCGAGTGCTGCAGGGCATGTACAAGGAAGGGCTGATCGACCCGCGCATGCTGCTTGTCGGGCAGACGGACGGCTCGAAGTTCGACGATATTATGCAGCAGGGCAAAATCGGCGCCACTTACCGCTGGAACGCGTACTTTTCGCCGGATAACAACGTCATCGCCGGCCTGAAGGCGACCGATCCGAAAGCCGAAATCATGTCGATCGAGGCGATCAAGGGCCCCGACGGCTTCAGCTCGGATTATCCGGAACAGGTCGGGGGCTGGGCTTACCTGTCCATTACGAAAAAAGCGGAGAAGCCGGCGGACGTCATGCAGGTGCTGAACGAAATCGCGTCGCCGGAATCTTACCGGCTCATCCGCTTCGGCAAAGAAGGCGAGCAGTATAAGGTCGAGAACGGCAAGTTCAAATCGCTGATCGATCCCGAGGAATCGGCGAAGCTCGGTCTTGGAAACTTCGATTGGTACGTGGGCCGCAAGGATGCGCTGACGTTCACGTATCCGCCGGAGGTGAAGGATTTGTGGGCGCGCAGGGAGAAGACGTCCGACCCGATGCGCAAGCTTCGCGTCGAATTCAAATCGCTCGACCGGCCGGCATGGACGGAATATTCGCCCGATATCATCAAGCTCCGGGACGAGACGTTTTACGGCATCATTTCGGGCCAGCGCAGCATCGACGATTTCGACAAATTCGTCGATCAG